A window of Haliscomenobacter hydrossis DSM 1100 contains these coding sequences:
- a CDS encoding Zn-dependent alcohol dehydrogenase: MIQCRAAVADGKGGFSIQTIAVADPNGDEVLVQIKAAGICHTDWDSQSWGKALVMGHEGAGVVLKVGPQVKSLQVGDAVMLNWAIPCYECFQCQEGNQHICERNSAVTAGNKLSQGHATFESTHYHGEPIERAFSLGTMSEYTLVREAACVKIEVDMPFPSAAIVGCGVMTGYGSVVNAAKVKAGSSVVVLGTGGVGLNVIQGARIAGAGKIIAIDVNPARLEMAMEYGATHSILADKADTGLLQAARVVKTMTGGRGADYAFECTAIPELGAAPLAMVRNAGTAVQVSGIEQEIVIDMNLFEWDKVYINPLYGKCRPQIDFPILQALYAKGDLLLDEMVTRTYPLEELAQAFADMHAGKNAKGVVVF, from the coding sequence ATGATCCAATGTCGAGCTGCCGTGGCAGATGGCAAGGGTGGTTTTTCCATTCAAACCATTGCCGTTGCTGACCCCAACGGTGACGAAGTATTGGTGCAAATCAAAGCCGCTGGCATCTGTCATACCGATTGGGATTCTCAATCCTGGGGCAAAGCGCTGGTCATGGGGCATGAAGGGGCGGGAGTGGTGCTCAAGGTAGGGCCGCAGGTCAAGTCCCTGCAAGTGGGCGATGCGGTAATGCTGAACTGGGCCATTCCCTGCTACGAATGTTTCCAGTGTCAGGAGGGCAATCAACACATTTGTGAGCGCAATTCTGCAGTTACAGCAGGCAACAAACTGAGCCAGGGGCACGCCACTTTTGAGTCAACACACTATCATGGTGAACCGATTGAACGCGCTTTCAGTTTGGGGACCATGTCAGAGTATACCCTGGTGCGCGAGGCCGCTTGTGTCAAAATTGAGGTGGACATGCCCTTTCCTTCGGCAGCTATTGTTGGTTGTGGGGTTATGACGGGGTATGGCTCGGTGGTCAACGCCGCCAAAGTTAAAGCGGGCTCATCCGTCGTGGTGCTGGGCACGGGTGGTGTTGGACTCAATGTCATCCAGGGCGCGCGAATTGCGGGCGCAGGCAAAATCATCGCCATTGATGTCAATCCAGCCCGTCTGGAAATGGCGATGGAATACGGCGCAACCCATTCCATTCTGGCCGATAAAGCGGATACCGGGCTGCTCCAGGCCGCTCGTGTGGTCAAAACCATGACGGGGGGCCGAGGGGCCGATTATGCGTTTGAGTGTACCGCCATTCCTGAACTTGGGGCTGCTCCACTGGCGATGGTGCGCAATGCGGGCACGGCGGTACAAGTCAGCGGCATCGAGCAAGAGATTGTGATCGACATGAACTTGTTTGAGTGGGATAAAGTGTACATCAACCCGCTGTACGGCAAATGTCGCCCGCAAATTGATTTCCCCATTTTGCAAGCGCTGTATGCCAAAGGAGATTTGCTGTTGGATGAAATGGTAACCCGCACTTACCCGCTGGAGGAATTGGCGCAGGCTTTTGCGGACATGCATGCCGGGAAAAATGCGAAAGGGGTAGTCGTTTTTTAA
- a CDS encoding AraC family transcriptional regulator — MKAIYEQISGHGDYAIQYRHFSLPRFTVPYHFHPELELTLIERSQGKRFVGQHVANFAEGDLVLLGAYVPHCWLGAEEEEGSDAAQSIVIQFSEDFAGPAFLQLSEMAVIRQLFQKAQAGILIKGKTRDWVAEKMRTMAKLSAFQRLLQVLEVLQGIAVSEEFELLDLYFSQQMLSTLESERFRKVYAYLIEHFKEDIALETIAAVANLTPTAFCRYFKKITRKTFVAVMTEIRLNHACQLLRTTDKVVAAICFESGFGNVSYFHKAFKAATGQSPLSYRKLGR, encoded by the coding sequence ATGAAAGCCATTTATGAACAAATTAGTGGGCATGGAGATTATGCCATCCAATACCGGCACTTTAGTTTGCCAAGGTTCACCGTTCCCTACCATTTTCATCCAGAATTGGAGTTGACTTTGATTGAACGAAGTCAGGGCAAACGTTTTGTGGGCCAGCATGTTGCCAATTTTGCCGAAGGTGACCTGGTCTTGCTGGGCGCTTACGTACCACATTGTTGGTTAGGAGCAGAAGAAGAGGAGGGATCTGACGCTGCTCAGTCGATTGTCATCCAATTTAGCGAAGATTTTGCGGGCCCGGCATTTTTGCAGTTGAGCGAGATGGCGGTGATTCGGCAATTGTTCCAAAAAGCTCAGGCAGGTATTTTGATCAAAGGTAAAACCCGCGATTGGGTGGCGGAAAAAATGCGCACAATGGCCAAGCTGTCGGCGTTTCAGCGCTTGTTGCAGGTCTTGGAAGTGTTGCAGGGTATTGCCGTATCGGAAGAATTTGAGTTGCTGGACCTCTATTTTTCGCAACAAATGCTTTCCACGCTGGAATCCGAACGTTTTCGCAAAGTATACGCCTACCTCATCGAGCATTTTAAAGAGGACATCGCGCTGGAAACCATTGCGGCGGTAGCCAATTTGACCCCAACCGCTTTTTGTCGCTATTTTAAAAAAATTACCCGCAAAACCTTTGTAGCGGTGATGACGGAAATTCGACTCAATCATGCTTGCCAATTGTTGCGCACGACGGATAAAGTGGTAGCCGCGATTTGTTTTGAAAGTGGTTTTGGCAATGTTTCGTATTTCCACAAAGCATTTAAAGCGGCTACCGGGCAAAGCCCCTTGAGTTATCGAAAACTGGGCAGGTGA
- a CDS encoding winged helix-turn-helix domain-containing protein encodes MMVKKIQLWLIPTSLVLLAILILSAVWWQEPDSKNTVLQAVRVNLALRKTGDRLLDLAGDRTSTIAPVRRIDEHTWLLRLERAFNYDSLPRILHQSLLQHGISNEYNVSVLRCSDDELILGYTASDYQLDKVVPCGGREIDVACLNIQVNFLEKNIPATNPWKTRFLLLSGLLFAAALGSLFYRRKSNVESTIPMATETNTDLHFGQCSLDLGNQKLWVKGQLKNLTFREAKLLNYLIQNANQVLDRERILEAIWHDEGMLVGRSLDVFVSRLRKLLQEDEGIRIVSVHGVGYRFEV; translated from the coding sequence ATGATGGTAAAAAAGATACAGCTTTGGCTGATACCCACAAGTCTGGTGCTCCTGGCGATCCTGATTCTTTCCGCAGTGTGGTGGCAGGAACCGGATTCTAAAAACACGGTACTACAGGCGGTACGGGTCAATCTGGCTTTGCGCAAAACCGGAGATCGTTTGCTGGATTTGGCAGGAGATCGTACTTCCACCATCGCCCCGGTGCGCCGAATTGATGAACACACCTGGTTGTTGCGCCTGGAGCGAGCGTTCAATTACGATAGTCTACCCCGGATTTTGCACCAGTCTCTCCTCCAACATGGCATCAGCAATGAGTACAATGTGAGTGTGCTGCGTTGCTCCGACGATGAACTGATCCTCGGCTACACTGCCAGTGATTATCAGCTGGATAAAGTCGTGCCTTGTGGTGGCCGTGAGATCGACGTCGCCTGCCTTAATATTCAAGTGAATTTTTTGGAAAAAAACATCCCTGCGACCAATCCCTGGAAAACGCGTTTTTTGCTATTGAGTGGGCTTTTGTTTGCTGCGGCTTTGGGGAGCTTATTTTACCGCAGAAAATCCAATGTTGAGTCAACTATTCCTATGGCCACTGAAACCAACACAGACTTGCACTTTGGGCAATGCAGTCTGGACCTTGGAAACCAAAAATTGTGGGTCAAAGGGCAGCTTAAAAACCTCACTTTTCGCGAAGCGAAACTATTGAACTACCTGATCCAAAATGCCAATCAAGTACTGGATCGCGAGCGCATTCTCGAAGCCATCTGGCATGACGAAGGCATGCTCGTGGGGCGCAGTCTGGATGTGTTTGTTTCCCGTTTACGGAAACTGTTGCAGGAGGATGAGGGCATTCGGATTGTAAGTGTGCATGGGGTTGGATATCGGTTTGAGGTGTAG
- a CDS encoding DUF1611 domain-containing protein, with translation MKTGNAIVLAGGFLNTMNAKTTHGLLRGTERFTIQAVIDHAHAGKDAGEVMDGRPCNIPVYGKVVDALSALRSKPDYCIVGVATVGGILPPDMLGEIRFALSQGISIVNGLHDFLGEKPEIVALAAANNATLIDVRKPKSRADLHFWEGDIYKVTAPIVAVMGMDCATGKRTTARFLRDACRAKGHKAEMIYTGQTGWMQGGQYGFIFDSTLNDFISGELEHAIVSCWEETHAEIIFLEGQSALRNPSGPCGPEFLISGNAKKVVLVVPMKREFFDDLPEWGPIPTVESEIALIRAYGSEVVALALNTQGASKAEIEAYQQEYEAKLDIPVVAPLEEGVGRIVEVLM, from the coding sequence ATGAAAACGGGCAATGCCATCGTCCTTGCGGGCGGTTTTTTGAATACCATGAATGCCAAAACAACGCACGGCTTGTTGCGCGGAACCGAACGTTTTACCATCCAGGCGGTGATCGATCATGCGCATGCTGGCAAAGATGCTGGGGAGGTGATGGATGGCAGACCCTGCAACATTCCAGTGTATGGCAAAGTGGTAGATGCCTTATCCGCCTTGCGCAGCAAACCCGACTATTGCATCGTTGGTGTAGCCACGGTAGGAGGCATCTTGCCACCGGACATGCTGGGTGAAATCCGTTTTGCGCTGAGCCAGGGCATTTCTATTGTGAATGGTTTGCATGATTTTTTGGGTGAAAAACCTGAAATCGTCGCTTTGGCCGCAGCCAATAACGCGACCCTGATCGATGTGCGCAAACCCAAAAGTCGGGCAGATTTGCATTTTTGGGAAGGAGATATTTATAAAGTTACCGCACCAATCGTAGCCGTAATGGGCATGGATTGTGCTACGGGCAAACGCACCACTGCCCGCTTTTTGCGCGATGCCTGTCGGGCCAAGGGCCATAAGGCAGAAATGATTTACACGGGGCAAACGGGTTGGATGCAAGGGGGGCAATACGGCTTTATTTTTGACTCTACACTCAATGATTTCATCTCCGGAGAACTGGAACACGCGATTGTTTCCTGTTGGGAAGAAACCCACGCCGAGATCATTTTCCTGGAAGGCCAATCGGCATTGCGCAATCCCAGTGGCCCCTGTGGTCCGGAATTTTTAATATCTGGCAACGCCAAAAAGGTGGTATTGGTGGTACCGATGAAGCGGGAATTTTTTGATGATTTGCCCGAATGGGGACCGATTCCTACGGTGGAAAGTGAAATTGCTTTGATTCGGGCCTATGGCTCGGAAGTAGTCGCCTTGGCGCTGAATACTCAAGGGGCGAGTAAGGCGGAAATTGAGGCGTATCAGCAGGAATATGAGGCCAAATTGGATATTCCGGTGGTCGCGCCTTTGGAGGAAGGGGTCGGTAGGATTGTAGAGGTGTTAATGTAG
- a CDS encoding DUF2911 domain-containing protein yields MKPSVLLLLLLLLGTSLELSAQKLPGLDKSPMDVSYYPHDFAHDRKFAPDKIGGADAVAVVRVIYSRPAKKEREVFGKLIPFGKIWRLGANEATEIKFYQDVTFGGKMVKAGTYALFAIPDQNEWTIVLNSELDHWGAYSYKENLDVLRVVVPVKSTTDVVENLAIAFEKADVKATTMRIAWDKTMVEIPVEWK; encoded by the coding sequence ATGAAGCCAAGCGTATTGTTGTTGTTGTTGTTGTTGTTGGGTACGAGCCTTGAACTCAGTGCTCAAAAGTTACCTGGCCTAGACAAAAGCCCGATGGACGTCAGTTATTACCCGCATGATTTTGCGCATGACCGCAAGTTTGCACCCGATAAAATTGGAGGAGCGGATGCAGTTGCCGTGGTGCGGGTCATCTATAGTCGCCCGGCGAAAAAAGAACGGGAAGTGTTTGGAAAACTGATTCCTTTTGGTAAAATCTGGCGATTGGGAGCCAATGAAGCTACCGAAATCAAGTTTTATCAAGATGTTACTTTCGGCGGAAAAATGGTGAAAGCTGGAACCTATGCTCTGTTTGCTATCCCAGACCAAAACGAATGGACCATTGTTTTGAACTCCGAACTCGATCATTGGGGAGCATACAGCTACAAAGAAAACCTGGATGTGTTGCGGGTCGTGGTTCCGGTGAAAAGCACCACGGATGTGGTTGAAAACCTGGCGATTGCTTTTGAAAAAGCGGACGTGAAAGCGACTACAATGCGTATTGCTTGGGACAAAACGATGGTTGAGATACCCGTTGAATGGAAGTAA
- a CDS encoding glycoside hydrolase family 172 protein: protein MKTLITLCFCALGYLAFAQKHDGISNNLDNLFRLSDAKTRSISPENFSGEKGKGGMATEGTGANAARGLGQGWKVSPSVKIPSKTTFTMAEINGSGAIQHIWLTPAGIKWRYAILRIYWDDEKEPSVEAPLGDFFCMGWNQYAPVNSLAVCVNPGSAFNCYWVMPFRKKAKITIENLADEEFRLYYQVDYVETTVPDDAAYFHAQFRRTNPVPYKEVYTLVDGIKGKGHYVGTYIAWGVHNNGWWGEGEIKFYIDGDKDFPTICGTGTEDYFCGSYDFDVRKKNAAGLDVVEYQEFNTPYVGLPQVIRGDGHYQVMQRFGMYRWHIPDPIRFEKDLKVTIQALGWRGDGRYLPLQDDIASVVFWYQTEPHGTFPKLPERDKLEVN, encoded by the coding sequence ATGAAAACACTTATTACCCTTTGTTTTTGTGCACTGGGCTATCTGGCTTTTGCCCAAAAACACGATGGCATTTCCAACAACCTGGACAACCTGTTTCGCTTATCAGATGCCAAAACCCGCTCTATTTCTCCCGAAAACTTTAGCGGAGAAAAAGGCAAAGGCGGTATGGCCACAGAAGGCACCGGGGCCAACGCCGCCCGTGGCTTGGGCCAGGGCTGGAAAGTCAGTCCAAGTGTAAAAATCCCCTCCAAAACCACCTTCACCATGGCGGAGATCAATGGTTCTGGAGCCATTCAACACATTTGGCTGACGCCTGCTGGCATCAAGTGGCGCTACGCCATTTTACGGATTTATTGGGACGACGAAAAAGAACCCTCGGTCGAAGCTCCACTCGGTGATTTTTTCTGCATGGGCTGGAACCAGTATGCGCCCGTCAATTCCCTGGCGGTTTGTGTCAACCCCGGCAGTGCCTTCAATTGCTACTGGGTAATGCCCTTCCGCAAAAAAGCCAAAATCACCATTGAGAACCTGGCCGACGAAGAATTTCGCTTATACTATCAAGTGGATTACGTTGAAACCACCGTGCCCGACGATGCAGCGTACTTTCATGCCCAGTTCCGCCGCACCAATCCCGTGCCCTACAAAGAAGTATACACGCTTGTCGACGGCATCAAAGGTAAAGGCCACTACGTGGGCACGTACATTGCCTGGGGCGTACACAACAATGGCTGGTGGGGCGAAGGGGAAATCAAGTTCTACATCGATGGAGACAAGGATTTCCCCACCATTTGCGGCACCGGAACGGAGGACTATTTCTGTGGCTCTTACGATTTTGACGTGCGCAAAAAGAACGCTGCGGGCCTGGATGTGGTAGAGTACCAGGAATTCAACACACCCTACGTAGGCCTCCCGCAGGTCATTCGCGGCGACGGGCATTACCAGGTGATGCAACGTTTTGGGATGTACCGTTGGCACATTCCAGATCCAATTCGTTTTGAAAAAGACCTCAAGGTGACCATCCAGGCACTGGGCTGGCGGGGCGATGGGCGCTATCTGCCCTTGCAGGATGACATTGCTTCGGTGGTGTTTTGGTACCAGACGGAGCCGCATGGGACCTTCCCGAAGTTGCCGGAGCGAGATAAATTGGAGGTCAATTGA
- a CDS encoding phytanoyl-CoA dioxygenase family protein, giving the protein MSQTIALPALDSHYPVAAEQQAFFQKNGHILLSGILTAEEVAAYREVIVDAADRYNTEKRKMEERDTYGKAFLQIMNLWEVDENVRKYTLAKRFAQIAADLMGVERVRLYHDQALFKEPGGGLTPWHQDQYYWPIDTTNTVTMWMPLVDISVEMGMLTFASGSQELGFLGNLAISDDSEAVLGDLVKEKGYPISQPATMKAGDATFHAGWTLHSAPGNQSPNMREVMTVIYMADGAKVTEPKNKNQEADRQRWLMSKAIGTLIDSPLNPVL; this is encoded by the coding sequence ATGTCACAAACCATTGCACTTCCAGCTCTGGATAGCCACTATCCAGTAGCTGCGGAACAACAGGCTTTTTTTCAAAAAAATGGCCACATTTTGCTTTCGGGCATCCTCACTGCCGAGGAAGTTGCCGCTTACCGAGAGGTGATTGTTGATGCCGCCGACCGTTACAATACCGAAAAGCGCAAAATGGAAGAGCGCGATACCTACGGCAAAGCCTTTTTGCAAATCATGAACCTCTGGGAAGTGGATGAAAACGTACGCAAGTATACCCTGGCCAAACGTTTTGCTCAAATCGCCGCCGACCTGATGGGGGTTGAACGGGTACGCCTTTACCACGACCAGGCCTTGTTCAAAGAGCCAGGAGGTGGCCTGACCCCCTGGCACCAGGACCAATACTACTGGCCCATCGACACGACCAATACCGTCACCATGTGGATGCCATTGGTAGACATCAGCGTAGAAATGGGCATGTTGACTTTTGCCTCTGGCTCTCAAGAGCTTGGCTTTTTGGGCAATTTGGCCATTTCCGACGACTCCGAAGCTGTTTTGGGGGATTTGGTCAAGGAAAAAGGCTACCCCATTTCCCAACCTGCCACGATGAAAGCTGGCGACGCTACTTTCCACGCGGGTTGGACCCTGCACTCTGCCCCCGGTAACCAATCGCCCAACATGCGCGAAGTAATGACTGTCATCTATATGGCCGATGGCGCCAAAGTAACCGAACCAAAAAACAAAAACCAGGAAGCCGACCGTCAACGCTGGCTCATGAGCAAAGCCATCGGCACCCTGATTGACTCGCCGCTCAACCCGGTTTTATGA